Proteins encoded by one window of Cuniculiplasma divulgatum:
- a CDS encoding tRNA pseudouridine synthase A has translation MRYLLGFSYAGTKFTGFQRGTGERSVEDSILQILNKNSLGLNLRCCSRTDRGVSAIMNTCTIDSDRNVEDIIGILNSSLEDIYFHKYTKVCDDFNVRKVTFKKYIYLLPETGIFPFINIDDLKKFEGEHDFSNFCKLNGRNTVRTVTEVNEFQRNNVRYISFVANGFLWNQIRFMIGYAMERAREKETPDNPFSYEYRVRRLAPAQFLFLEEIVYDKIDFRKVIRKSTRKKVERSYMSSLTMLNFNKFMLDLTEDR, from the coding sequence GTGAGATATCTTCTTGGATTTTCCTATGCCGGAACAAAATTTACAGGTTTTCAGAGAGGTACCGGTGAGAGAAGTGTGGAAGACAGCATTTTGCAGATATTGAATAAAAATTCACTAGGCTTGAATCTAAGATGCTGCTCAAGGACAGATCGTGGGGTATCAGCAATAATGAATACTTGTACCATAGATTCTGATAGAAATGTTGAGGATATAATTGGAATATTGAATTCGAGTCTGGAAGATATTTACTTCCATAAATACACGAAGGTGTGTGATGATTTCAATGTGCGTAAGGTTACTTTTAAGAAATACATCTATCTCCTTCCTGAAACTGGAATATTCCCTTTTATTAATATCGACGACCTCAAAAAATTTGAGGGCGAACACGATTTTTCTAATTTTTGTAAATTAAATGGAAGAAATACTGTAAGAACAGTAACAGAGGTTAATGAATTTCAGAGAAATAATGTTAGATACATATCATTTGTGGCAAATGGCTTCCTGTGGAACCAGATCAGATTTATGATTGGATATGCCATGGAAAGGGCCAGAGAAAAGGAAACGCCAGATAATCCATTTTCATACGAATATAGAGTGAGAAGGCTGGCTCCAGCACAATTTTTATTTCTGGAAGAGATAGTCTACGATAAGATTGATTTTAGAAAAGTAATAAGAAAATCCACCAGAAAAAAGGTGGAAAGATCCTATATGAGTTCTCTTACCATGTTGAATTTTAATAAATTCATGCTGGATTTGACAGAGGATAGATGA
- a CDS encoding NAD(P)/FAD-dependent oxidoreductase, protein MWNIAGSGIAGSYLYGRMRREGYEVRIFDPKVKDFYIPCGFATNKNLLRPYLNNLNIEMDQVLEVENVNVEVAGNNFNPIQAENVGLCTINKMKMEQLMCGGEVLQSACPSNPDQPIIDATGISRFYLPASRNDKKMFAIEKVSGKSEYKGFYFYFFPEGRGYFWSFPLRDRYHIGAGGIDLDEVKSHIERYEAIRTVSRRIRMRPINENITSGNVLGVGESIGYISPLLGEGIIPALESAEALFQSIKKSDDVKEISIIYRDRISKRMKEFEKIANLVENVQSGKIITPSNIFSLKLALNEVKKFGFSLSLRKILAHFL, encoded by the coding sequence GTGTGGAATATCGCAGGATCAGGTATAGCGGGTTCATATCTTTATGGTAGGATGAGGAGAGAAGGATATGAAGTACGAATATTTGATCCAAAGGTTAAGGATTTTTACATACCATGCGGATTTGCAACAAATAAGAATCTCTTAAGGCCCTATCTCAATAATCTGAATATCGAAATGGATCAGGTTTTAGAGGTTGAAAACGTAAACGTGGAAGTAGCAGGTAATAATTTCAATCCAATACAGGCGGAAAATGTTGGTTTATGTACAATTAACAAAATGAAGATGGAACAGTTGATGTGTGGTGGAGAAGTACTGCAATCAGCTTGTCCTTCAAATCCAGATCAGCCGATCATTGATGCCACAGGAATCTCAAGGTTTTATCTTCCCGCAAGCAGAAATGACAAAAAGATGTTTGCCATTGAAAAGGTGAGCGGAAAATCAGAATACAAGGGATTTTATTTCTATTTCTTTCCAGAGGGAAGAGGATATTTCTGGTCCTTTCCACTGAGGGACAGGTATCATATCGGGGCAGGTGGTATAGATTTAGATGAAGTGAAATCTCATATAGAAAGGTATGAAGCTATCCGAACAGTATCAAGAAGAATAAGGATGAGACCCATAAATGAAAACATAACTTCAGGCAATGTGTTAGGAGTTGGAGAGAGCATCGGATATATATCGCCACTTCTGGGTGAAGGCATAATTCCCGCACTGGAATCTGCAGAAGCACTTTTCCAAAGCATAAAAAAGAGCGATGACGTTAAAGAAATATCTATTATTTACAGGGACAGAATAAGTAAGCGAATGAAGGAATTCGAAAAGATCGCAAATTTGGTGGAAAATGTTCAATCAGGAAAGATAATCACACCATCCAATATTTTTTCACTGAAGCTGGCATTGAATGAAGTAAAGAAATTTGGCTTCTCCCTAAGCCTCAGGAAAATTCTCGCTCATTTCCTATAG
- the lipB gene encoding lipoyl(octanoyl) transferase LipB gives MLSQGLKSGKINRKVEFSIYQTFPYLEALALQRKINSEMINGSGRESIIICEHEPVYTCGIHQDGNTTNLEGVYFIERGGGITYHGPGQITAYFMINLNQRGINILDLINFVHEVEIQYLEQHGIVAHSRLKKETGVWVGNHKISSTGFALKGGFTLHGIGLNVNTDLQKFSLINPCGFDWSVMTSVSKLNGKTYHMEEEKGLFLKILKENLGI, from the coding sequence ATGTTAAGTCAAGGCTTGAAAAGTGGTAAAATAAACAGAAAAGTAGAGTTTTCAATTTATCAAACTTTCCCTTATCTAGAAGCTCTGGCTCTTCAGAGAAAAATCAACAGCGAAATGATAAATGGCTCGGGTAGGGAATCCATAATTATATGTGAGCATGAGCCTGTTTATACCTGTGGTATTCATCAGGATGGGAACACAACAAATCTGGAAGGAGTTTATTTTATAGAAAGAGGGGGTGGAATAACCTATCATGGACCTGGACAGATCACTGCGTATTTCATGATTAACCTTAACCAGAGGGGAATAAACATTCTTGATCTGATTAACTTTGTTCATGAAGTAGAAATCCAGTACCTGGAGCAGCATGGAATAGTTGCACATTCCAGACTTAAAAAAGAAACTGGAGTGTGGGTTGGAAATCATAAAATCTCTTCTACAGGTTTTGCGCTTAAGGGTGGGTTTACACTTCATGGCATCGGGCTAAACGTTAACACAGATCTTCAAAAATTTAGCCTTATTAATCCATGCGGCTTTGACTGGTCAGTGATGACCTCAGTTTCTAAACTTAACGGTAAAACATACCATATGGAGGAGGAAAAAGGACTCTTTCTGAAAATTCTTAAAGAAAATTTAGGGATATAA
- a CDS encoding aldehyde dehydrogenase family protein — protein MPFENEVTYVKYVKNGKEKEFNELYDKACEEAKKYIGKEYKNIIGKEVEESNKIKHTSPVDGKEIGIFQAGSQKYVDEAISMLKKAQKSWFKSGYVNRARVMLKAADLMSRDKFLISALLAYENGKNRTEAMADVDEGIDFLRYYALNLIENQGFVRFTGKGYENEESMSYMKPYGVFAVIAPFNFYAITAGMVAGPLITGNSVLLKPSSDIPLTSYLYVKTLIEAGVPSENIAFISGKGSEIGPYITAHKDISGILFTGSRDAGISIFKNATKDRPKVVITEMGGKDTITVTSKADINKAVNGVYRAAFGYSGQKCSACSIAYVEEKVYDQFLTKIKETTDKLIVGDPKKLETYMGPVINKEAVEKFKKYSEVARKDGKILSGGNVIEGPGNFVRPTIVTDLPKNSDIIRHELFLPFLAIVKVKNLDEAIERINESDYGLTGGIFTEDPSEIQKYFDEVEVGTIYANRERGGSTGAMVGSQPFVGWKLSGISGKGTGSFYYLQQFLREQSQTIAH, from the coding sequence ATGCCATTCGAAAATGAAGTTACATATGTTAAATATGTAAAAAATGGAAAGGAAAAAGAATTTAACGAATTGTATGATAAAGCCTGTGAGGAAGCAAAGAAATATATTGGAAAAGAATACAAAAATATTATAGGAAAAGAAGTAGAGGAGAGTAATAAGATTAAGCATACCTCCCCAGTGGATGGGAAGGAGATAGGTATTTTCCAGGCTGGTTCACAGAAGTATGTTGATGAGGCAATCTCCATGCTTAAAAAGGCACAGAAGTCATGGTTCAAGTCAGGGTATGTAAATAGGGCCAGAGTAATGCTGAAGGCTGCTGATCTAATGTCGAGAGATAAATTCCTGATTTCTGCACTGCTTGCTTATGAAAATGGGAAGAACAGAACAGAGGCAATGGCAGACGTGGATGAGGGGATAGACTTCCTGAGGTATTACGCACTGAATCTTATTGAAAATCAGGGTTTTGTAAGATTTACCGGAAAGGGATATGAAAATGAGGAAAGTATGTCCTACATGAAACCATATGGTGTTTTTGCCGTAATAGCACCATTTAATTTCTACGCCATAACTGCCGGTATGGTTGCTGGACCATTGATTACAGGAAATTCTGTACTGCTAAAGCCGTCAAGTGATATACCACTCACTTCTTACCTATACGTGAAAACGCTGATTGAGGCAGGTGTACCATCTGAAAACATTGCTTTTATTTCTGGAAAAGGAAGTGAGATTGGACCGTATATAACAGCTCATAAGGATATATCAGGAATACTTTTCACGGGATCCCGCGATGCAGGTATAAGTATATTTAAGAATGCAACTAAGGATAGGCCAAAAGTGGTTATTACGGAAATGGGCGGAAAGGATACAATCACTGTTACTTCTAAGGCAGATATTAACAAGGCTGTAAATGGTGTTTATAGAGCAGCCTTTGGGTATTCTGGGCAGAAATGCAGTGCCTGTTCAATTGCTTATGTAGAAGAGAAAGTTTATGATCAATTCCTTACAAAGATTAAGGAAACGACTGATAAACTAATCGTTGGAGACCCAAAGAAACTTGAGACTTACATGGGACCCGTGATTAATAAGGAGGCAGTTGAGAAATTTAAGAAATATTCAGAAGTAGCCAGAAAAGATGGAAAGATTTTATCAGGAGGAAATGTTATTGAAGGTCCTGGAAACTTTGTGAGACCAACAATTGTTACCGATCTGCCAAAAAATTCCGATATAATTAGACATGAATTGTTCTTACCTTTCCTTGCAATAGTTAAGGTAAAGAACCTGGATGAGGCTATAGAAAGGATAAATGAATCTGATTACGGACTTACTGGAGGTATATTTACTGAAGATCCATCTGAGATTCAGAAATATTTTGATGAGGTCGAGGTTGGAACAATATATGCAAACAGAGAAAGAGGAGGTTCCACAGGGGCAATGGTTGGTTCACAGCCATTTGTTGGATGGAAGCTTAGTGGAATCAGTGGAAAAGGTACAGGCTCATTCTACTATCTGCAGCAGTTTTTGAGAGAACAGTCACAAACCATAGCTCACTGA
- the leuS gene encoding leucine--tRNA ligase: protein MSEEKEWQDKWKESGIFNSEPDHRKKYLITVPWPYTSGPLHVGHGRTYTLADIMGRYKRLMGYNVLFPMGFHESGTPIGSISEKIKRGEEKTISLYRKYISEYENNESINEIIESFKDPLNVANYFASKITKDFMALGYSIDWRRSFRSIDPAYSKFVQWQFRKLGHLNLLKQGSHPVLYSPEDGNAVGEDDIEDGDTNKVSIEKFSMVLFKNTTDDYYLAAASLRPETLFAVTNLWINPDSKYMKIRINDKIIVVSEYASKKVLLQFEDSEVIGEVTTVELLKGSYTVPFAENIVNVYSNHGINPEQATGVVYSVPGHSVMDLSFIHSLGLDIQAIHIISAKSGLSKASDYLKKFDDPAVANTEIYRDEFYDGTMVNNLPFIGGKSVKDARDVMNSKLFEKGIGFLFYEPSRPAKTRDGKPVIVSIMHDQWFIDYSDEVWKKHTVENVSRMEFFPEFYRKNMFDVIDWIEERACARKRGLGTPLPQDPSWVIESLSDSTIYPAFYTFSHLIDGNVTKEIDDEFFDYVMNDQEERIPEKLGDLSEKAKEEFQYWYGVDQRITSASHMSNHLVFYLMNHRAILGDRYQPGGISIIGMVISNGAKISKSKGNAVSLLDVVKQYGADLFRLYVALVAEVDSVLDWNEAEIENIRGVYETIRNTLNMQGNNSKKDKYTEIFKIKFKHHLRNYYEKMDKFQIRGAYVEMVYEVLREMNQLGSLGMDIGTAVHEVRKEWVQVLSCVVPHMAESIWSQFEGSGFVSNSEMSIEAISDNEMKSERNFDYTTSLADDIRSIQSVTKIKPSEIKITVCNEKIKEETMKIINGDLNVSMKSIIGNVKKYRGKLNMDVNEMTAISEFKSILEKIFSTDVIIEEYDGDGKGKVPLPGRPIIELTGDRVG from the coding sequence ATGAGTGAAGAGAAGGAATGGCAGGACAAGTGGAAGGAAAGTGGGATATTTAATTCTGAGCCTGATCATAGAAAGAAGTACCTCATAACTGTACCGTGGCCATACACAAGTGGGCCTCTTCACGTAGGTCACGGGAGAACGTACACGTTAGCAGATATTATGGGCAGATACAAGAGGCTAATGGGGTATAATGTTCTTTTTCCAATGGGTTTTCACGAAAGTGGTACTCCAATAGGTTCAATTTCAGAAAAGATTAAACGTGGAGAAGAGAAGACAATTTCCCTATATAGAAAGTATATATCAGAATATGAAAATAACGAGAGTATTAATGAGATTATAGAAAGCTTCAAGGACCCGCTGAATGTAGCTAACTACTTTGCCTCAAAAATTACAAAAGATTTCATGGCATTAGGTTATTCTATTGATTGGCGAAGATCATTCAGATCAATAGATCCGGCTTATAGCAAATTTGTTCAGTGGCAATTCAGAAAACTTGGACACCTGAATTTGCTAAAACAGGGAAGCCATCCTGTTTTATACAGTCCAGAAGATGGAAATGCAGTTGGAGAAGATGATATTGAAGACGGTGACACCAACAAGGTATCCATTGAAAAATTCTCTATGGTACTTTTCAAAAATACCACTGATGATTATTATCTGGCAGCTGCATCTCTTAGACCAGAAACCCTCTTTGCTGTTACAAACCTGTGGATCAACCCTGATTCTAAATATATGAAAATAAGAATCAATGATAAGATAATAGTTGTTTCAGAATATGCTTCAAAAAAGGTTCTATTACAGTTCGAAGATTCAGAGGTAATTGGAGAAGTTACTACTGTTGAGTTACTGAAGGGGTCTTATACTGTTCCTTTTGCAGAAAATATAGTGAACGTTTACTCAAACCATGGAATCAATCCTGAGCAGGCTACCGGTGTAGTGTATAGTGTTCCCGGCCATTCCGTTATGGACCTGAGCTTTATCCACAGCCTTGGCCTTGATATTCAAGCTATTCATATAATATCGGCCAAGTCTGGATTGTCAAAAGCTTCAGATTATTTGAAGAAATTTGATGATCCAGCAGTAGCGAATACAGAGATTTACAGGGACGAATTTTATGATGGAACTATGGTCAATAATTTACCATTTATTGGAGGTAAAAGCGTAAAAGATGCAAGAGATGTAATGAACTCGAAGCTTTTTGAAAAAGGTATTGGGTTTTTGTTTTATGAACCTTCAAGGCCGGCAAAGACCAGGGATGGAAAGCCAGTAATTGTCTCCATAATGCACGACCAGTGGTTCATAGATTATTCCGATGAGGTTTGGAAAAAACATACTGTGGAAAATGTTTCAAGAATGGAGTTTTTTCCCGAGTTTTACAGGAAAAACATGTTTGACGTCATCGATTGGATCGAAGAAAGGGCATGTGCCAGGAAAAGAGGGCTTGGAACACCTCTTCCCCAGGATCCTTCATGGGTTATTGAATCTCTATCTGATTCAACAATCTACCCTGCGTTCTATACATTTTCTCATCTAATAGATGGAAATGTAACAAAAGAAATAGATGATGAATTCTTTGATTATGTAATGAATGATCAGGAAGAAAGAATTCCAGAGAAGCTTGGAGATTTATCTGAAAAGGCGAAAGAGGAGTTTCAATACTGGTATGGCGTTGATCAGAGGATTACCTCAGCTTCACATATGTCCAACCATCTTGTATTCTATCTCATGAATCACAGGGCGATACTTGGAGACCGCTACCAGCCTGGAGGAATTTCAATCATAGGAATGGTTATATCCAATGGTGCTAAGATTTCAAAAAGTAAAGGGAATGCTGTTTCCCTTCTTGACGTGGTTAAGCAGTACGGGGCAGATCTTTTCAGATTGTATGTGGCACTTGTTGCCGAGGTGGATTCGGTGCTTGACTGGAACGAGGCTGAAATAGAAAATATACGAGGAGTGTATGAAACTATCAGGAACACACTTAATATGCAAGGAAACAACTCAAAAAAGGATAAGTATACTGAAATCTTTAAAATTAAATTCAAGCACCATCTTAGAAATTACTATGAGAAAATGGATAAATTCCAGATAAGAGGGGCCTATGTGGAAATGGTCTACGAAGTTCTGAGAGAGATGAATCAGCTTGGAAGTCTGGGAATGGATATAGGCACTGCTGTTCACGAGGTCAGAAAGGAATGGGTTCAGGTATTATCATGTGTCGTTCCCCACATGGCTGAATCCATATGGAGTCAATTTGAGGGGAGTGGTTTTGTTTCAAATAGTGAAATGTCCATAGAGGCCATTTCAGATAATGAAATGAAAAGTGAAAGAAACTTTGACTATACTACATCTCTTGCTGACGATATAAGATCAATTCAGTCGGTCACAAAAATTAAACCTTCGGAAATTAAAATAACAGTATGCAATGAGAAGATAAAAGAAGAAACAATGAAAATAATAAATGGAGATCTCAATGTGTCTATGAAATCAATTATTGGAAACGTGAAGAAATATCGTGGGAAACTCAACATGGATGTTAATGAAATGACTGCAATTTCAGAATTCAAAAGTATACTGGAAAAAATTTTTTCCACAGATGTAATCATAGAGGAGTATGACGGAGATGGCAAAGGCAAGGTTCCATTACCGGGAAGACCAATAATCGAATTAACGGGTGATAGAGTTGGATGA
- a CDS encoding SLAC1 family transporter, with translation MKFLEKFDPVLLTFILASTSVVLSIFILSLVLNSNILLIASKIAFIVVLVIFLISSVLWILKYITRTGSLKRDLISSTNLSISGLLSVIFYAFGFFYITFFGKSNNIMGIFSFIFILAFIYSLIINVVFDYRVFSGKIRQGSLTFVNIIPSIVMAGGIILSSVLVPDLEGSEFSYLIMTIVYLTMMGFGISIMQFLFIATSVFHSYLSGGKPKKEIPFTMLPVGGLSMFVLNFLLLPDLDLSHSFQFPEAILLEISIMIWGAILLYLIIALSFLVFTKFDKYTSSLFAYVFPVGIADFATYLLWNSTRTYFFKLGTLVISFLVFLLYSFALIKNFSFRIKINSFK, from the coding sequence ATGAAATTTCTAGAAAAATTCGATCCAGTATTGCTTACATTCATTCTTGCATCTACATCTGTGGTTCTTTCTATCTTTATACTTTCTCTGGTACTTAATTCTAATATTTTGCTTATTGCTTCAAAGATTGCCTTTATTGTAGTTTTAGTTATATTTTTGATCTCCTCGGTATTATGGATCCTAAAATATATTACCCGCACTGGTTCCTTAAAGAGAGATTTAATATCAAGTACAAATCTCAGTATCTCCGGACTCCTATCAGTAATATTTTATGCGTTTGGGTTTTTCTATATAACATTCTTCGGTAAAAGTAACAATATCATGGGGATTTTCTCATTCATCTTCATATTGGCTTTTATCTATTCGCTTATAATAAACGTAGTATTTGATTACAGAGTTTTTAGTGGAAAAATAAGGCAGGGATCTCTCACCTTCGTAAATATAATACCTTCTATTGTAATGGCCGGGGGCATAATTCTATCCTCAGTTCTGGTTCCAGATCTAGAAGGAAGTGAGTTCAGCTATCTCATTATGACCATAGTATATCTCACAATGATGGGTTTTGGTATATCAATAATGCAATTTTTGTTTATAGCAACATCTGTTTTTCATTCATACCTTTCAGGAGGTAAACCAAAGAAGGAAATTCCATTCACAATGCTTCCCGTTGGTGGTCTCAGTATGTTTGTACTCAACTTTTTGCTTCTCCCAGATCTTGACCTGAGTCATAGTTTTCAATTTCCCGAGGCAATTTTATTAGAGATCTCAATTATGATTTGGGGCGCAATCCTTCTGTACCTGATCATAGCCTTAAGTTTCCTGGTTTTCACAAAATTTGATAAATATACTTCATCTCTCTTTGCCTATGTCTTTCCAGTGGGAATAGCAGATTTTGCAACTTATCTCCTGTGGAATAGTACCCGAACATATTTTTTTAAATTAGGTACATTGGTTATCTCATTTCTAGTATTCCTGCTGTATTCCTTTGCATTAATAAAGAATTTTAGCTTTAGGATAAAAATTAATTCATTTAAGTAA
- a CDS encoding SDR family NAD(P)-dependent oxidoreductase, whose amino-acid sequence MGILEEYFDGKTYVIAGIGPGQGLSTARLLKKFGANVYGISRSGVFPSEKVDKGIKIEKCNLEDVTEIRKTLEGIVKEGGVINGSVNNVGTWEPADNKVVKPDTLMKFFRLNVMTQYNLIYTLKDILDPGSSMVNIGASRHLFGANHSGYTISKYAIEEMTRITASGLRKNGIRVNSVLPGSVGKDDNFGSIFPFGFNDGKVMDPLKIAYVSAFLLSPLSAGINGESLTVDDGMGL is encoded by the coding sequence ATGGGAATACTGGAAGAATACTTCGATGGAAAGACGTACGTGATAGCAGGAATTGGTCCAGGTCAGGGTCTATCTACCGCAAGATTGCTTAAAAAATTTGGAGCCAATGTTTATGGGATCTCAAGAAGTGGAGTTTTTCCTTCTGAAAAGGTTGATAAGGGCATAAAGATAGAGAAATGCAATCTCGAAGACGTCACAGAAATAAGAAAAACCTTAGAGGGAATAGTAAAAGAAGGCGGAGTCATAAATGGGTCAGTTAACAATGTTGGAACTTGGGAACCAGCTGATAATAAGGTTGTGAAACCAGATACCTTAATGAAATTCTTCAGGTTGAATGTTATGACTCAATATAATTTGATATACACTTTAAAGGACATACTTGACCCAGGCTCAAGTATGGTAAATATTGGCGCATCGAGGCATCTGTTTGGAGCGAATCATTCAGGATATACCATTTCAAAATATGCAATTGAAGAAATGACAAGAATAACTGCGTCTGGACTGCGGAAAAATGGTATCAGAGTTAACTCAGTACTGCCAGGTTCAGTTGGTAAAGATGATAATTTTGGGAGTATATTTCCATTTGGCTTCAACGATGGTAAGGTAATGGACCCTTTGAAGATAGCATATGTATCTGCGTTCCTACTTTCCCCTCTTTCAGCTGGTATAAATGGGGAATCACTGACAGTTGACGACGGAATGGGACTATAA
- a CDS encoding bifunctional aldolase/short-chain dehydrogenase, whose amino-acid sequence MDEIDFRVESARKLGNDSELVLHGGGNASVKVLETDHAGRIIKILRVKGSGSDMATIDRRGFTGVRMEDLLHARTIEEMSDEEMMSYLRKSMINSSEPSPSVETFLHAFIPYTYVDHSHSDHILMLTNSNLKNEDIKAILGNVIILDYYPPGFKLAKKVLDIVNKITPDVDGIVLSKHGLFTFGETADESYEKHIKIVNRARQYISKTIKQPLFSEKFKRNESAYEELPEIRGLVSKNYKKILLVDRSDEAIRIACSEEGEIFRESGPATPDMLIRTKYDYLYLTGKEDISKEVEEYSQKYEKEYKMYIKEFPMHDPFPSIILIRGFGIITAARTYRECSIIRDQFVHSMRVNSVAEKLGKHSFISRKEAFDMEYWPLEEAKLKKFKPRKLEGTVSIVTGAANGIGLEAFRKLAENGSNVVGVDKEKSVIDIARSISNEFGTETLGYEIDLTDTERVREMIRDIRDKYGGVDVVFHNAGVLKSEYIEDIQLDTLMLHFNINSLAPFIISQEVFKIMKKQGIGGNFVFNITKNLTNPGPGMISYGTTKAFSAQLSHYIAKEGGKFGIRSNIINPDKIFKNSKIWENGVLEARAKAKGITADEYKKGNLLRKEVLPEHVANMLIAMLDEDTFGATTDSMVPVDGGIL is encoded by the coding sequence TTGGATGAAATAGATTTTAGGGTTGAAAGTGCCAGAAAGCTTGGAAATGATTCTGAACTTGTTCTGCACGGTGGAGGAAATGCGAGTGTGAAGGTACTGGAGACAGATCATGCAGGAAGAATTATAAAAATTCTCCGGGTAAAGGGCAGTGGTTCTGACATGGCTACCATTGACAGAAGAGGTTTCACTGGTGTCAGGATGGAGGATTTGTTGCATGCACGAACGATTGAAGAAATGAGCGATGAAGAGATGATGAGTTATCTAAGGAAGAGCATGATAAATTCCTCTGAACCTTCTCCATCCGTTGAAACTTTTCTTCACGCATTTATACCCTATACTTATGTTGATCATTCCCACTCAGATCATATACTCATGCTTACCAATTCAAACCTGAAAAACGAGGACATTAAGGCGATACTTGGTAATGTAATAATTCTAGATTATTATCCACCAGGATTCAAGCTTGCAAAGAAGGTTCTGGACATAGTGAATAAAATAACCCCTGATGTTGATGGCATTGTTCTGTCGAAGCACGGTCTATTTACTTTCGGTGAGACTGCGGATGAAAGTTATGAAAAACATATAAAAATTGTTAACAGAGCCAGACAGTATATATCAAAAACAATTAAGCAACCCCTATTTAGTGAAAAATTTAAGAGAAATGAATCTGCCTATGAGGAACTCCCGGAAATTAGGGGGCTTGTTTCTAAAAACTATAAGAAAATACTTCTCGTGGACAGATCAGATGAGGCAATAAGAATTGCTTGCTCCGAGGAGGGGGAAATATTCAGGGAGAGTGGACCTGCTACACCGGACATGCTTATACGTACGAAGTATGATTATTTATATCTCACAGGAAAAGAAGACATTAGTAAGGAAGTTGAAGAATACTCACAAAAATACGAAAAAGAATATAAGATGTACATAAAAGAATTCCCAATGCATGATCCATTCCCATCTATTATTCTGATCAGGGGTTTTGGAATCATTACAGCTGCAAGAACGTACAGGGAATGTTCAATTATCAGGGACCAGTTTGTTCATTCAATGAGAGTAAATTCTGTGGCAGAGAAACTTGGAAAACACTCTTTTATCTCCAGAAAAGAGGCCTTTGATATGGAATACTGGCCACTGGAAGAGGCAAAACTGAAAAAATTTAAACCCAGGAAACTTGAAGGTACCGTTAGTATTGTAACCGGTGCAGCCAATGGAATTGGACTTGAAGCTTTCAGAAAACTTGCTGAAAATGGCTCCAATGTTGTTGGTGTTGACAAGGAAAAGTCAGTCATCGATATTGCTAGATCAATTTCCAATGAATTTGGAACTGAAACTCTGGGCTATGAAATTGATCTCACAGACACTGAGAGAGTAAGAGAAATGATTAGAGATATTCGGGATAAGTATGGAGGTGTGGATGTAGTGTTCCACAATGCAGGAGTACTGAAATCAGAATACATTGAGGATATTCAGCTGGATACTCTCATGTTACATTTCAACATTAATTCTCTTGCCCCCTTCATAATTTCTCAGGAGGTTTTCAAAATAATGAAAAAACAGGGAATTGGTGGGAATTTTGTTTTCAACATAACAAAGAACCTTACCAACCCTGGACCTGGTATGATATCCTACGGGACAACCAAGGCATTTTCCGCACAGCTGTCTCATTATATTGCAAAGGAGGGAGGTAAGTTTGGTATCAGATCAAATATCATAAATCCTGACAAAATATTCAAGAACTCTAAGATATGGGAAAATGGTGTTCTTGAGGCAAGAGCAAAAGCTAAAGGAATTACTGCTGATGAATACAAGAAGGGAAACCTTCTCAGGAAAGAGGTGCTTCCAGAACACGTTGCAAACATGCTAATAGCAATGTTGGATGAGGATACATTTGGGGCGACTACAGATTCCATGGTTCCTGTTGATGGTGGTATACTATAG